A stretch of the Notamacropus eugenii isolate mMacEug1 chromosome 2, mMacEug1.pri_v2, whole genome shotgun sequence genome encodes the following:
- the USP36 gene encoding ubiquitin carboxyl-terminal hydrolase 36 isoform X4: MPIVDKLKEALKPGRKDSTDDGDLGKLLASSAKKVLLQKIEFEPASKSFSYQLESLKSKYVLLNPKIEGANRHKSCDEAQIRRQGSDHGFESCSDGIPAPQKVLFPVDRLSLKWERVYRVGAGLHNLGNTCFLNATIQCLTYTPPLANYLLSKEHTRNCHQGGFCMLCVMQNHMIQAFANSGNAIKPVSFIRDLKKIARHFRFGNQEDAHEFLRYIIDAMQKACLNGYTKLDRQTQATTLVHQIFGGYLRSRVKCSVCKSVSDTYDPYLDVALEIRQAANIVRALELFVKPDVLSGENAYMCAKCKKKVPASKRFTIHRTSNVLTLSLKRFANFSGGKITKDVGYPEFLNIRPYMSQSNGDPVMYGLYAVLVHSGYSCHAGHYYCYVKASNGQWYQMNDSLVHSSNIKVVLNQQAYVLFYLRIPGSKKSSEGPTAKTVSALPSRANNIVPEHIKKNISNGVVPSPLIGKKLDLISVKKQQTAEENGVPVSRNSFVVGPKSQNGSVQLKLPLGSLSPKLSAKPIHGPIILDKLGKKVKKPLSLQHLSTSLKVSQGLNGISSLSSTKLESRRQGSWENKSAVLATSPKLLPEVTVNGHGPKGNGECSDPKRKDSISSSHEYSASSEIARGPETLKNGVGCFYNSQETDYSAGERTKEPPGGEDSKMVKLKSPVLTNTATEPTSIMSPPPAKKLALSSKKASTLRRATGNDLHSPPHSSFADHTYPTKITYPVFASSWPVSKIRAVSPPKSSNSLKSAFNSYSVKTSPLPSSFRPSGMTEPHSCSFASNPLPQVNGDIKSPSHQQHGASSAPQSFSKKRRKKHIEENRPYQNPEEEISQGNEEAAELSHVKKKKKRKHSEEGHGSWTEVAASLMQEEQIQTPTGNRGIGRKYGLKVTVDGLEEESKNQEMNGSHITDVTNAHYLSKKKKEKKRKRTEECNEEHCHYQKSSLDSSYSICDKDEPESITESPRKKKKKKRKQNSEQDVEENKHQKHQRKDCQSDHKIIPKENTVCKESNQSQAVNGQHPGNIAPYLFLA; this comes from the exons ATGCCAATTGTTGATAAGCTAAAGGAAGCTCTGAAACCTGGTCGGAAGGATTCAACAGATGATGGAGATCTGGGGAAGCTCTTGGCTTCTTCTGCCAAAAAGGTCCTCCTACAGAAGATAGAGTTTGAGCCTGCAAGCAAGAGCTTCTCTTACCAGTTGGAGTCCTTAAAAAGCAAATATGTACTATTGAACCCCAAAATAGAGGGTGCCAATCGCCACAAGAGTTGTGATGAGGCACAGATCAGGAGACAGG gcagtgatcaTGGTTTTGAAAGCTGTAGTGATGGCATTCCAGCCCCACAGAAAGTTCTCTTCCCTGTGGATCGGCTATCTTTGAAGTGGGAGCGCGTTTACCGAGTTGGAGCAGGTCTCCATAACCTAGGCAACACCTGCTTCTTGAACGCCACCATACAGTGTTTGACCTACACACCCCCTCTAGCCAACTACTTGCTCTCCAAGGAACACACTCGGAATT GTCACCAAGGAGGTTTTTGTATGCTCTGCGTTATGCAGAATCACATGATCCAGGCCTTTGCCAATAGTGGCAATGCTATCAAGCCAGTCTCCTTTATCCGAGACCTGAAAA AAATTGCTCGGCATTTCCGCTTTGGAAACCAGGAAGATGCACATGAATTTCTTCGATACATTATTGATGCAATGCAAAAGGCCTGCTTAAATGGCTACACAAA ATTGGATCGCCAGACACAGGCAACTACTTTGGTCCATCAGATTTTTGGAGGTTACCTCAGATCTCGTG TTAAGTGTTCAGTATGTAAGAGCGTCTCTGATACCTATGACCCCTATTTGGATGTTGCACTGGAGATCAGG CAAGCTGCAAATATTGTACGTGCCCTGGAGCTGTTTGTAAAACCAGATGTCTTGAGTGGAGAGAATGCTTACATGTGTGCTAA ATGCAAGAAAAAAGTGCCAGCCAGTAAGCGCTTCACAATTCATAGGACATCCAATGTCTTAACCCTCTCCCTGAAACGCTTTGCAAACTTCAGTGGGGGTAAAATCACTAAG GATGTGGGATATCCAGAATTTCTCAATATACGCCCATATATGTCACAAAGTAACGGCGACCCTGTCATGTATGGATTGTATGCTGTACTTGTCCATTCCGGCTATAGCTGCCATGCTGGACATTATTACTGTTACGTGAAG GCTAGCAATGGGCAATGGTACCAGATGAATGATTCTTTGGTCCATTCTAGTAATATCAAAGTGGTTCTGAACCAGCAGGCCTATGTTCTGTTCTATCTCAG aATTCCAGGCTCTAAGAAAAGTTCTGAGGGCCCCACTGCAAAAACCGTCTCTGCGCTTCCTAGCCGAGCAAATAACATAGTTCCTGAACACATCAAGAAAAATATTAGTAATGGTGTTGTCCCTTCACCACTAATTGGAAAG AAACTGGACTTGATATCAGTGAAAAAACAGCAGACAGCAGAAGAAAATGGTGTCCCAGTTTCCAGGAATAGCTTTGTGGTAGGCCCTAAATCACAGAATGGAAGTGTTCAACTAAAGCTGCCCCTGGGGTCCCTGTCACCAAAACTTTCTGCAAAGCCCATTCATGGACCCATCATACTGGATAAACtggggaaaaaagtcaagaagCCTCTCTCCTTGCAACACCTTTCTACATCACTAAAAGTATCTCAGGGGTTAAATGGCATCAGCAGCTTAAGTAGCACTAAACTTGAGAGCCGCAGGCAAGGCTCGTGGGAGAACAAGAGTGCTGTGCTAGCTACCTCACCTAAGCTCCTGCCAGAAGTGACTGTCAATGGCCATGGGCCAAAGGGTAATGGTGAATGTTCAGATCCCAAGAGGAAGGATTCCATCAGTTCCAGCCATGAGTATTCTGCCAGTAGTGAGATAGCCAGGGGGCCCGAGACCCTGAAGAATGGAGTTGGCTGTTTCTATAATTCTCAGGAAACAGACTATTCTGCTGGTGAGCGTACCAAAGAGCCACCTGGTGGAGAGGATTCTAAGATGGTGAAGTTAAAGTCCCCTGTCCTGACCAATACTGCCACTGAGCCTACAAGCATCATGTCCCCCCCACCAGCCAAAAAACTGGCCCTTTCTTCCAAGAAG GCCAGCACCCTACGGAGGGCGACCGGCAATGACCTCCATTCACCTCCCCATTCATCATTCGCTGACCACACCTACCCCACGAAAATCACCTACCCTGTCTTCGCCTCTTCTTGGCCTGTCAGTAAAATCAG GGCTGTTTCACCTCCCAAATCATCAAATTCTTTGAAGTCTGCCTTCAACTCCTACTCAGTCAAAACTTCACCACTCCCCTCCAGCTTCAGGCCTTCAGGGATGACTGAACCACATAGCTGCTCCTTTGCCTCCAATCCCCTGCCTCAGGTAAATGGGGACATCAAGTCCCCTTCCCACCAGCAGCACGGGGCCAGCAGTGCCCCTCAAAGCTTCtccaaaaagagaaggaaaaagcataTAGAAGAAAACAGGCCATACCAaaatccagaagaagaaatcTCACAGGGAAATGAAGAGGCAGCAGAACTTTCCcatgtaaagaaaaagaagaagaggaagcatTCAGAGGAAGGACATGGATCCTGGACAGAAGTTGCTGCATCTCTTATGCAGGAGGAACAAATACAGACACCAACAGGGAATAGAGGGATAGGAAGGAAGTATGGGTTAAAGGTAACTGTTGATGGGCTGGAGGAAGAGAGCAAAAACCAAGAGATGAATGGCAGTCATATCACAGATGTGACTAATGCCCACTACCTtagcaagaagaaaaaggagaaaaaaagaaagagaacggAGGAATGTAATGAGGAACATTGTCACTATCAGAAATCATCTTTGGACAG CAGCTACTCTATTTGTGACAAGGATGAGCCAGAGTCCATTACAGAGTccccaaggaaaaagaaaaaaaagaaaagaaagcaaaattcagAACAGGATGTAGAAGAGAACAAGCACCAAAAACACCAGAGAAAGGACTGCCAAAGTGACCACAAGATCATCCCTAAGGAAAACACTGTTTGCAAGGAGAGCAATCAGTCTCAAGCTGTGAATGGCCAGCATCCTGGAAATATTGCTCCGTATTTGTTTCTGG CATAA